The stretch of DNA TTTGCGGAATTGTACACGAATCACTATTCTACCGGCGACGCGTCGATATTTGCTGGGCACGTTTTTCGCACTTTCGACAAAAACAGAGACGGAACAATTGACTTTCACGAATTCATTCAAGGTTTGTCTATCATCTCGCGAGGAACACAAGAACAGAAATTGCGATGGGCGTTTGAGATGTACGATAAGGATGGCAGCGGAACGGTCACCCGTGCCGAAATGCTGGAAATTGTAAGGGGGATTTTCCGGCTCGCAGGCGACAAAATAAATCTACCAAGGGACGAAAACACTCCTGAaaagtttacaaacaaattgatgGCAAAACTCGACCGTGACAATGATGGTACAATCACCCAGACCGAGTTTGTTCGCGGAGTTCAATGCTATCCTTCTCTCATGCGGTTATTGGATCCAGCCGGCGCGAAGTAAACCAGACTAATGCAGTGTTTACATTTGCAATATATTATGGTACACTCGAATTTGTGACAAAATTGTTCCTTGGAAGTGACTTGCATAATGATCTCTTCGAGCAGGTTGTTGCGTGCATTTGATTCAGTTTTGTGAGGTTGGAACTTCAGAGTTCGTTGAGGAAGTTGAGCTTAAGTAGAACAAGTTACCACAATAATGGATGACATTTGATACCATTGCATTTGTCATTATTTGCGTGTCATTCACGTGATATCCAACGTTTTAAGAAATTCGTTCTACTTCAAAGATTAAAGAAGCTGAATTTGAAACTGATATAACTCGACTTTTTTGCCACAGATATTACTTTAAAAAACACACAACACACAACTGTAAGCATAAACCATTTAGAACTTGTTCCATTTCGTCAGTGTTGCAAAATTATCAGAAACAAATGATCTACCACCGGATAAATTTATGCTTAAACTTTCTTCTCATGAAAAGCAGCGTGGGTCTGCATATAGTTAAAATGTGAATagacttcattttttttcggtTCTCTCAAGTTACGTATCAATAATACTTAGTTTCGTGAATAGTGCAAAGCCTCAGAAAATACAAAGGAGTCTTTTGCAAGGATTTACTTTATTAGCAACGACTTACGGGAATTGAAATCTGCGAAGGATTGATCAAGCctttaaatattaaacaaagGAATAACATTTAAATGCGATGCGGTAAAGACAATTCACTTAAGCAAATGTAGAGTTTCCTTATGATCTTCTTTTCAAACACTTTAGCTTTTATGGAGATAAAACCATTAAATCCTTTTTGCTTGGCAAATCCTCACCAGCAAAACGTTCTTTGAGAATTTCCTGTTTTAGTTTGATGATATGATTGACAACATGAAAAAAAAGGGGAACACCATATTGATCTTTCCCTATGTAAATATGTagcttttgtttaatttatgacTTCACAGCTGTACTACACCGCAATGGTAATTTTTTGGGGGTTTTGACACATTCACCTTAAACGCGTGACACTGAGTTGATTGTAAATATAGCGACCGTGAATTGTTCTGCTAAGTTCTTGTCTGCAACGCAGCGCGACCTGGGATCATATCGT from Montipora capricornis isolate CH-2021 chromosome 9, ASM3666992v2, whole genome shotgun sequence encodes:
- the LOC138014975 gene encoding hippocalcin-like protein 1, whose protein sequence is MGNKASKKSSTGAKKNKNKLTSEDIQELRLSTEFSEHELNKWHKAFREKCPNGKMSEKKFAELYTNHYSTGDASIFAGHVFRTFDKNRDGTIDFHEFIQGLSIISRGTQEQKLRWAFEMYDKDGSGTVTRAEMLEIVRGIFRLAGDKINLPRDENTPEKFTNKLMAKLDRDNDGTITQTEFVRGVQCYPSLMRLLDPAGAK